ACAAGATATAATTGTATAGAGTATTTAAATTGTCCTAATAGATTAATCAATCATTAAACTAAAAAAGATACTATAGGAGTTGATAAATTTGCAAAAAGTAAAGGTAGCGATTATTGGTTGTGGCTTGGCTTGGGAGAGATTACATTACCCAGCTTACCAAGAGCTTCAAGATAAGTATGAGATAGTTGCATGTTGTGATATTGATAAAAATAAGGCAATTAAGGCTACTCAGGTGGCTGGTCTTGGTCAAGATAAGGCATATACTGATTATAGAGAGATGATTAACAGAGAGAGTTTAGATGCTGTTGATATTATGGTTCCTATTGAAGATAATTTCCCAGTGGCAGAAGATATAGCCCAAGTAGGGGTCAATATAATCTGTGAAAAGCCTCTTGCTACAAACTTAGAAGATGCTTTAGAATTTACTCAATTTGCCGACATGTATAAGATTAAAATTATGATTGCTGAAAACTTTAGATATAATGAAGAGAATAATATTATTAGAGATTTAATTAAGCAGCGTAAGATTGGTGATGTTGTCTACTTTATTAGTAATTATATCACTGATTTCCCTAAAGATATGTTAGGAAATACTTTTGCAGCTAAAGAGTGGCGACAGCATCCTGATTTTCCAGGTGGTAGATTATTAGATGGTGCTATCCATAATCTAGCGGGAATTCGCCATATCTTTGGTGCTATAGATAATTTACATGCCTTTGGTCAACCTCAAGAGGAAGATTATATGCCTTATCGCTCTGCTCACATCAATATGGAATTTAAAAGTGGTGTGATTGGACAGTTTTCTTACTTCCCCAGTGGTCAAGAGGCTCAACGCCCACTGTTAGGAACAAGAATCTTTGGTACTGAAGGGATGATCTATTTAGAAGAGAGAAAGTCTGGTATAGTAAATGTCTTTTACAATAATGGTAGTTCAGAACAGATTCCTTTCAAGCCTAAACGAGGTTTTTATAATGAATTATTAAACTTCTACAAAGACTTCACTCTCCAAGAGAGTATTTCTGTAGCTCCAGAGGTGGAGTTTGGAGACCTTAAAACTGTATTAGCGATCTTAAAGTCTATAGAAGAGAAGAAGGTAGTTAAGGTTGATGAGGTTGCTAAAGTCCAAAAACCTTCTATAACATTATCATAAATTAAAGAATAGAGAAGTTGTTTTAATAGACCAATAAATTTAAGCTAGATAGTTATTGAAAATTTAATTTAAAATATGTTAATAAGCCACAGAATTTATTCTGTGGCTTTTATAATACTATAATTGCTGCTAATATTTGTTAAGAAGTGATTGATAATAATATTCCAAATAAATCATAATATATTTTAGTAAGTAGATTAGTTTTTAGAACAATATAACTAATATTAGTTATACATAATAGAAAAATAATCTTTATAGATAATGGGATATTAGTATAATTATATTTGGGGCTTAACATAGTAAGTATCTACTAATCAGATTAAAAAGTGATTACATAGTAGAAGATTTAAAGCAGATGCTTCTGTAACAAGGAGAATTATTTTTATTATAGAAGGTATATTATAAGTATTTTAAGTAAATTAGATTCTTAGATATTTATTAGATGGATATAATATAGTTGAGGAGGCGATAAGATGAAAATAGTAATAATTGGTGGAGTTGCTGCAGGAACCAGTGCAGCAGCTAGAGCCAAAAGAATCAATCCTGAAGCTGAGATTGTAATCTTTGAAAGAGATAGTGATATCTCTTATTCTGGTTGTGGACTCCCTTATTATATATCTAATATAGTTGAAGAAAGAGATGGTGTTATTATCTATACGCCAGAGAGGTTTGAAGCGAAAAAAGGAGCAGAGGTTAAGTCACAACACTCTGTTGAAGATATATTGGTAGATAGTAAAGAGGTAATAGTTAGGGATATTTTAAGAGATGAGATTAACAGAGTAAAGTATGATAAGTTATTAATTGCTACTGGAGCAAGCCCTATTGTTCCTGAGATTAAAGGGATAGACTTAGATAATATCTTTCCATTAAGAAATGTCCATAATGCTGATAGAATCATTGATCATATCCAATTAAATCAGCCTAAAAAAGCGGTAGTTATTGGTGGTGGGTATATTGGTTTAGAGTTGACTGAGAGCCTATTAGAGCATGATATAGAGGTAAGTGTAGTAGAAAAAGCTCACCAAGTTTTAACTAATCTTGATG
The genomic region above belongs to Orenia metallireducens and contains:
- a CDS encoding Gfo/Idh/MocA family protein, producing MQKVKVAIIGCGLAWERLHYPAYQELQDKYEIVACCDIDKNKAIKATQVAGLGQDKAYTDYREMINRESLDAVDIMVPIEDNFPVAEDIAQVGVNIICEKPLATNLEDALEFTQFADMYKIKIMIAENFRYNEENNIIRDLIKQRKIGDVVYFISNYITDFPKDMLGNTFAAKEWRQHPDFPGGRLLDGAIHNLAGIRHIFGAIDNLHAFGQPQEEDYMPYRSAHINMEFKSGVIGQFSYFPSGQEAQRPLLGTRIFGTEGMIYLEERKSGIVNVFYNNGSSEQIPFKPKRGFYNELLNFYKDFTLQESISVAPEVEFGDLKTVLAILKSIEEKKVVKVDEVAKVQKPSITLS